A section of the Pseudomonas lini genome encodes:
- a CDS encoding ABC transporter permease produces MNTASLAGKRSGNFYGLGTYLGLAGALLAMVALFSVLSSHFLSYDTFSTLANQIPDLMVLAVGMTFVLIIGGIDLSVGSVLALAASAVSVAILGWGWSVLPAALLGMAVAALAGTITGSITVAWRIPSFIVSLGVLEMARGLAYQMTGSRTAYIGDAFAWLSNPIAFGISPSFIIALLIIFIAQAVLTRTVFGRYLIGIGTNEEAVRLAGINPKPYKILVFSLMGLLAGIAALFQISRLEAADPNAGSGLELQVIAAVVIGGTSLMGGRGSVISTFFGVLIISVLAAGLAQIGATEPTKRIITGAVIVVAVVLDTYRSQRASRRT; encoded by the coding sequence ATGAATACTGCATCTTTGGCCGGCAAACGTAGTGGCAACTTCTACGGCCTCGGCACATATCTGGGCCTGGCGGGTGCCTTGCTGGCGATGGTCGCGCTGTTCTCGGTCCTGAGCAGCCATTTCCTGTCTTACGACACCTTCAGCACTCTGGCCAACCAGATTCCCGATTTGATGGTGCTGGCGGTCGGCATGACCTTCGTATTGATCATCGGCGGTATCGACTTGTCGGTGGGGTCGGTGCTGGCGCTCGCGGCCTCGGCGGTCAGCGTGGCGATTCTCGGCTGGGGCTGGAGCGTCTTGCCTGCGGCTTTGCTCGGCATGGCGGTAGCGGCATTGGCCGGGACTATCACCGGTTCGATCACCGTGGCGTGGCGGATTCCGTCGTTCATCGTGTCCCTCGGTGTGCTGGAAATGGCGCGAGGCCTGGCGTATCAGATGACCGGTTCGCGCACCGCCTACATCGGTGATGCCTTCGCCTGGCTGTCCAACCCGATCGCGTTCGGCATCTCGCCGTCATTCATCATCGCCTTGCTGATTATCTTCATCGCCCAGGCCGTGCTGACGCGTACGGTGTTCGGGCGATACCTGATCGGCATTGGCACCAACGAAGAGGCGGTGCGTCTGGCGGGGATCAATCCGAAGCCCTACAAGATCCTGGTGTTCAGCCTGATGGGGCTGCTGGCTGGTATCGCTGCGTTGTTTCAGATTTCGCGCCTGGAAGCGGCGGACCCGAACGCCGGCTCCGGTCTGGAGCTGCAGGTGATCGCCGCGGTCGTGATCGGCGGCACCAGTCTGATGGGCGGGCGCGGCTCGGTCATCAGCACATTCTTCGGCGTGCTGATCATCTCCGTACTGGCGGCCGGCCTGGCGCAGATCGGCGCGACCGAACCGACCAAACGCATCATCACCGGTGCGGTGATCGTGGTGGCGGTGGTGCTTGATACTTATCGCAGTCAGCGCGCAAGCCGGCGGACCTGA
- a CDS encoding sugar ABC transporter ATP-binding protein: MSVCAPNAVLSVSGIGKTYAQPVLTGIDLTLMRGEVLALTGENGAGKSTLSKIIGGLVTPTTGQMRFQGQDYRPGSRSQAEELGIRMVMQELNLLPTLSVAENLFLDNLPSHGGWISRKQLRKAAIEAMAQVGLDAIDPDTLVGELGIGHQQMVEIARNLIGDCHVLILDEPTAMLTAREVEMLFEQITRLQARGVSIIYISHRLEELARVAQRIAVLRDGNLVCVEPMANYNSEQLVTLMVGRELGEHIDMGPRKIGAPALTVKGLTRSDKVRDVSFEVRAGEIFGISGLIGAGRTELLRLIFGADTADSGTVALGASAQVVSIRSPADAVGHGIALITEDRKGEGLLLTQSISANIALGNMPVISSGGFVNNGDEMSLAQRQINAMRIRSSSPTQLVSELSGGNQQKVVIGRWLERDCTVMLFDEPTRGIDVGAKFDIYALLGELTRQGKALVVVSSDLRELMLICDRIGVLSAGRLIDTFERDSWTQDDLLAAAFAGYQKRDALLNEAAPRDLP; encoded by the coding sequence ATGTCCGTTTGCGCCCCGAACGCTGTCCTCTCGGTCAGCGGTATCGGCAAAACCTATGCCCAACCCGTCCTCACCGGTATCGACCTGACGCTGATGCGCGGCGAAGTGTTGGCGCTGACCGGCGAGAATGGCGCCGGTAAAAGTACGCTGTCGAAAATCATAGGTGGACTGGTTACGCCGACCACCGGCCAGATGCGATTCCAGGGGCAGGATTACCGTCCCGGCAGCCGGAGCCAGGCCGAAGAGCTGGGCATCCGCATGGTCATGCAAGAACTCAATCTGTTGCCGACGTTGTCGGTGGCGGAAAACCTGTTTCTCGACAACCTGCCCAGCCACGGTGGCTGGATTAGCCGCAAGCAACTGCGCAAGGCGGCGATCGAGGCCATGGCCCAGGTCGGCCTCGACGCCATCGATCCAGATACGTTGGTCGGCGAATTGGGTATCGGCCATCAGCAAATGGTCGAGATCGCTCGCAACCTGATCGGCGATTGCCACGTGCTGATCCTCGACGAGCCGACAGCCATGCTGACGGCCCGTGAAGTTGAAATGCTGTTCGAGCAGATCACCCGCCTGCAAGCCCGGGGCGTGTCGATCATCTACATTTCCCACCGCCTCGAAGAACTGGCACGGGTAGCCCAGCGCATTGCGGTATTGCGCGACGGCAATCTGGTCTGCGTCGAGCCGATGGCCAATTACAACAGCGAGCAACTGGTCACCCTGATGGTCGGCCGTGAGTTGGGCGAGCACATCGATATGGGGCCGCGCAAGATTGGCGCGCCGGCCTTGACGGTCAAAGGACTGACCCGTTCCGACAAAGTCCGCGATGTGTCCTTCGAAGTGCGCGCCGGTGAGATTTTCGGGATTTCCGGTTTGATCGGGGCAGGGCGCACCGAGTTACTGCGCCTGATCTTCGGCGCCGATACAGCCGACAGCGGCACCGTCGCGCTGGGGGCGTCGGCTCAGGTAGTGAGTATTCGTTCGCCGGCCGACGCGGTCGGTCACGGCATCGCCCTGATCACCGAAGACCGCAAGGGCGAAGGCCTGCTGCTGACGCAATCGATCAGCGCCAACATTGCCTTGGGCAATATGCCGGTGATTTCCAGCGGAGGCTTCGTCAATAACGGTGACGAGATGTCTCTGGCACAACGTCAGATCAACGCCATGCGCATTCGCAGTTCCAGCCCGACGCAATTGGTCTCGGAACTGTCCGGCGGCAATCAGCAGAAAGTCGTGATCGGCCGCTGGCTCGAGCGCGACTGCACGGTGATGCTGTTCGACGAGCCGACCCGTGGCATCGACGTCGGCGCCAAGTTCGATATCTACGCATTGCTCGGTGAGTTGACCCGTCAGGGCAAAGCGCTGGTAGTGGTGTCCAGTGACCTGCGCGAACTGATGCTGATCTGCGATCGCATCGGTGTGCTGTCGGCAGGACGTCTGATCGACACTTTCGAGCGTGACAGCTGGACCCAGGATGATTTGCTTGCCGCCGCTTTTGCCGGCTACCAAAAACGTGATGCGTTGCTCAACGAAGCAGCGCCTAGGGATCTTCCATGA
- a CDS encoding sugar ABC transporter substrate-binding protein, with translation MKLPFAGRLLAVAMLAAASAALPVSSAFAETPEKPKVALVMKSLANEFFLTMEDGAKAYQKDHSGDFELISNGIKDETDTAGQTRIVEQMILSKVNALVIAPADSKAMVPVIKKAVDAGITVINIDNQLDPAVVKSKNITVPFVGPDNRKGARLVGEYLAKQLKAGDEVGIIEGVSTTTNAQQRTAGFKDAMEAAQIKVVSLQSGDWEIDKGGKVASSMLSEYPNIKALLAGNDSMAVGAVSAVRAAGKAGKVQVVGYDNINAIKPMLKDGRVLATADQFAARQAVFGIETALKIIKGETVDSGVNGVIETPVELVTK, from the coding sequence ATGAAGCTGCCATTCGCTGGACGTCTTCTCGCTGTCGCAATGCTGGCTGCCGCATCCGCCGCGCTGCCTGTCTCTTCGGCTTTCGCCGAAACCCCTGAAAAACCTAAAGTCGCGCTGGTCATGAAATCCTTGGCCAACGAATTCTTCCTGACCATGGAAGACGGCGCCAAGGCTTACCAGAAAGACCACTCCGGCGACTTCGAATTGATCTCCAACGGCATCAAGGACGAAACGGACACGGCTGGCCAGACGCGTATCGTCGAGCAAATGATTTTGTCCAAAGTCAACGCATTGGTCATCGCCCCGGCAGACTCCAAGGCCATGGTCCCGGTCATCAAGAAAGCGGTCGATGCCGGCATCACCGTGATCAACATCGATAACCAGCTGGACCCGGCCGTGGTCAAAAGCAAAAACATCACCGTTCCGTTCGTAGGCCCGGATAACCGCAAAGGCGCGCGTCTGGTGGGTGAGTACCTGGCCAAACAGCTGAAGGCCGGTGACGAAGTCGGCATCATCGAAGGCGTTTCCACCACCACCAACGCCCAGCAGCGCACGGCGGGCTTCAAGGATGCGATGGAGGCAGCGCAGATCAAAGTCGTGTCCCTGCAGTCCGGCGATTGGGAAATCGACAAGGGCGGCAAGGTTGCCTCGTCGATGCTCAGTGAATACCCGAACATCAAGGCCTTGTTGGCCGGCAACGACAGCATGGCGGTCGGCGCAGTATCTGCCGTGCGCGCGGCGGGCAAGGCTGGCAAGGTGCAAGTGGTCGGTTACGACAACATCAATGCTATCAAGCCAATGCTCAAGGATGGCCGCGTCCTGGCCACCGCCGACCAGTTTGCTGCCCGGCAAGCGGTGTTTGGCATTGAGACTGCGCTGAAAATCATCAAAGGCGAGACAGTCGATAGCGGCGTCAACGGCGTCATCGAAACTCCGGTAGAGCTGGTTACCAAGTAG
- a CDS encoding asparaginase: MKSAFNTFIPGALALLLLLPTALQAKEVESQQKLANVVILATGGTIAGAGASAANSATYQAAKVGIEQLIAGVPELSQLANVRGEQVMQIASESITNDNLLQLGRRVAELADSNDVDGIVITHGTDTLEETAYFLNLVEKTDKPIIVVGSMRPGTAMSADGMLNLYNAVAVASSKDARGKGVLVTMNDEIQSGRDVSKMINIKTEAFKSAWGPLGMVVEGKSYWFRLPAKRHTMDSEFDIKTIKSLPDVEIAYSYGNVSDTAYKALAQSGAKAIIHAGTGNGSVSSRVVPALQALRKDGVQIIRSSHVNAGGFVLRNAEQPDDKYDWVVAHDLNPQKARILAMVALTKTNDSKELQRMFWEY, encoded by the coding sequence ATGAAATCTGCCTTCAACACTTTTATTCCGGGCGCTTTGGCCCTCCTTCTACTCCTTCCGACCGCCCTTCAGGCAAAAGAAGTCGAAAGCCAACAGAAACTGGCAAACGTGGTGATCCTGGCCACCGGCGGCACCATTGCCGGCGCGGGAGCCAGTGCCGCGAATAGCGCCACCTATCAAGCGGCGAAAGTCGGTATCGAACAGTTGATCGCAGGGGTTCCGGAACTGAGCCAATTGGCCAACGTTCGCGGCGAACAGGTCATGCAGATCGCGTCCGAAAGCATCACCAACGACAATCTGCTGCAACTGGGCCGTCGGGTGGCTGAGTTGGCCGACAGCAATGACGTCGATGGCATCGTCATCACCCACGGCACCGACACGCTGGAAGAAACCGCTTACTTCCTCAACCTGGTGGAAAAAACCGATAAGCCGATCATCGTCGTAGGCTCCATGCGCCCTGGCACCGCCATGTCGGCCGACGGCATGCTTAACCTGTATAACGCCGTCGCCGTGGCCAGCAGCAAAGATGCGCGCGGCAAAGGCGTACTGGTGACCATGAACGATGAAATTCAGTCGGGTCGCGACGTCAGCAAAATGATCAACATCAAGACCGAGGCGTTCAAAAGTGCCTGGGGCCCACTGGGCATGGTGGTCGAAGGTAAATCCTACTGGTTCCGTTTGCCAGCCAAGCGCCACACCATGGATTCGGAATTCGACATCAAAACCATCAAGAGCCTGCCGGACGTCGAAATTGCCTATTCCTATGGCAACGTCAGCGACACCGCCTACAAAGCCCTGGCTCAATCAGGCGCCAAAGCCATCATCCATGCCGGCACCGGCAATGGTTCGGTCTCGTCCCGCGTGGTTCCGGCCCTGCAAGCTCTGCGCAAGGACGGCGTGCAAATCATTCGTTCTTCCCACGTCAACGCCGGTGGTTTCGTACTGCGTAACGCCGAACAGCCTGATGACAAGTACGACTGGGTCGTGGCGCACGACCTGAACCCGCAAAAAGCCCGCATCCTGGCCATGGTCGCGTTGACCAAGACCAACGACAGCAAAGAGCTGCAACGGATGTTCTGGGAATACTGA
- a CDS encoding DUF1654 domain-containing protein: MLTVKYCMHVQLNKDNSVATTSASPDAYERLGMRVQKIINSPTAQKAKAALIFRLPDEPVDEWERLLEEIDENDNVTLAHRDDGGVQIFWVVPKED, from the coding sequence ATGCTTACAGTTAAATACTGTATGCACGTACAGCTTAATAAGGATAATTCCGTGGCCACTACCTCAGCCTCTCCTGACGCCTATGAACGCCTGGGTATGCGCGTTCAGAAAATCATCAATTCCCCCACCGCCCAAAAAGCCAAAGCTGCACTGATCTTCCGTCTTCCGGACGAACCCGTGGATGAGTGGGAACGCCTGCTCGAAGAAATCGACGAGAACGACAACGTCACCCTCGCCCATCGTGACGATGGCGGCGTGCAGATTTTCTGGGTTGTGCCGAAGGAAGATTGA
- a CDS encoding endonuclease, which yields MSVRWFALLLLCITFGAQAGAPRTFNEAKKVAWKLYAPQSTEFYCGCKYTGNRVNLAACGYVPRKNAKRASRIEWEHIVPAWQIGHQRECWQQGGRKNCTRYDPIYQKAEADLHNLVPSIGEVNGDRSNFSFGWLPVQTGQYGSCLTQVDFKAKKVMPRPSIRGMIARTYFYMSKQYGLRLSKQDRQLYEAWNKTYPVQTWERQRNQSVACVMGRGNEFVGPVDMKACG from the coding sequence ATGAGTGTTCGCTGGTTTGCTTTACTGCTTCTGTGCATAACCTTCGGCGCCCAGGCTGGCGCCCCACGCACCTTCAACGAAGCCAAGAAAGTCGCGTGGAAGTTGTACGCTCCGCAATCCACCGAGTTTTATTGCGGCTGCAAATACACCGGCAACCGTGTAAACCTCGCCGCCTGCGGTTATGTACCGCGTAAAAATGCCAAACGCGCCTCGCGCATCGAGTGGGAACACATCGTCCCGGCCTGGCAGATCGGCCATCAGCGCGAATGCTGGCAACAAGGTGGTCGCAAGAACTGCACGCGGTACGACCCGATCTATCAGAAAGCCGAGGCCGATCTGCACAATCTGGTGCCAAGCATCGGCGAGGTGAATGGCGATCGCAGCAACTTCAGCTTCGGCTGGTTGCCGGTGCAAACCGGTCAATACGGTTCGTGTCTGACGCAGGTCGACTTCAAGGCGAAGAAGGTCATGCCCCGCCCTTCCATTCGCGGCATGATCGCCCGGACTTACTTCTACATGAGCAAGCAGTACGGCTTGCGCCTGTCAAAACAGGATCGGCAACTGTATGAAGCCTGGAACAAGACCTATCCGGTACAGACCTGGGAACGTCAGCGCAACCAGAGCGTGGCGTGCGTGATGGGGCGCGGCAACGAGTTTGTCGGCCCGGTAGACATGAAAGCCTGCGGCTGA
- a CDS encoding SPOR domain-containing protein, producing the protein MRKMALVIAVLTLAGCDEGKGVDAQKPQPTVASAPAATTGPQWDVEVRGETPQAVSDLSGWLIEHSFVSSVIRDNGKVRILIGPFNSKTEAEAKQAEVTAALTRAKKRNIESLVVEHPTAQ; encoded by the coding sequence GTGCGCAAAATGGCCTTGGTAATCGCAGTATTGACGTTGGCCGGGTGCGATGAGGGTAAGGGGGTTGACGCGCAAAAGCCGCAACCGACAGTCGCTTCCGCACCCGCGGCGACAACCGGTCCGCAATGGGACGTCGAGGTACGCGGCGAAACGCCCCAGGCGGTCAGCGACCTGAGCGGCTGGTTGATTGAGCATAGCTTCGTTTCCAGCGTCATCAGGGATAACGGAAAGGTTCGTATCCTGATAGGGCCGTTCAATTCGAAAACCGAGGCAGAAGCCAAGCAAGCTGAGGTGACGGCAGCGCTTACCCGGGCAAAGAAAAGGAATATCGAGTCGCTGGTGGTCGAACATCCGACGGCTCAATAA
- the csrA gene encoding carbon storage regulator CsrA: protein MLILTRKVGESINIGDNITITILGVSGQQVRIGINAPKDVAVHREEIYQRIQAGLTAPDKPQTP, encoded by the coding sequence ATGCTGATACTCACCCGCAAAGTCGGTGAAAGCATAAACATCGGTGACAACATTACGATCACCATTCTGGGCGTTAGCGGCCAGCAAGTCAGGATTGGCATCAACGCCCCGAAAGACGTTGCAGTGCATCGCGAAGAGATCTATCAACGCATTCAGGCCGGCCTGACCGCCCCAGACAAACCGCAAACACCCTGA
- a CDS encoding DUF2214 family protein, translating to MLAHWFLAAIHLLAFALGFWSVLTRGTALRRLITGEGEARSVLVADNLWGISAVILLITGGMRAFGGYEKGTDYYLHQPLFHLKMTLFVLILLLEIAPMVTLIKWRIALGRGAAIDTGRATLFARISHIEALLLMLMVVAAAGMARGVTFG from the coding sequence ATGCTGGCTCACTGGTTTCTCGCGGCGATTCACCTCTTGGCCTTTGCGCTGGGTTTTTGGTCGGTACTGACCCGCGGCACGGCTTTACGTCGTTTGATTACCGGGGAGGGTGAGGCACGCAGCGTTTTGGTTGCAGATAATCTGTGGGGGATCTCTGCAGTCATTCTCTTGATCACGGGTGGGATGCGAGCCTTTGGCGGATATGAAAAAGGCACTGATTACTATCTTCACCAACCGCTGTTTCATCTCAAAATGACGCTCTTCGTCCTTATCCTGTTGCTTGAAATTGCGCCGATGGTGACGCTGATCAAATGGCGGATTGCGCTGGGGCGTGGGGCGGCTATCGATACCGGGCGCGCAACGCTGTTTGCCCGTATCAGTCATATCGAAGCGCTGCTGCTGATGTTGATGGTCGTGGCTGCCGCAGGCATGGCGCGTGGGGTTACGTTTGGTTAG
- a CDS encoding anti-virulence regulator CigR family protein: MFRSRSLIAVMTCLALASGSMTALADPGNGKGQGSGKGNPQNIQDHGNASHGNKGKGSGGDDWSHGPSINHGSVLGIVGGYRDYWSPGPALPPGIQKNLARGKPLPPGIAKKLDGRLLGRLPHYDGYEWRQAGTDLILVAIATGIIYEVLNGAFD, encoded by the coding sequence ATGTTTAGATCTCGCTCGTTGATTGCCGTTATGACGTGTCTTGCCTTGGCGTCCGGTTCAATGACTGCATTGGCCGACCCGGGAAACGGGAAAGGCCAGGGAAGCGGCAAGGGAAATCCACAAAACATCCAGGACCATGGCAACGCCAGCCATGGAAACAAAGGCAAAGGTTCAGGGGGTGACGATTGGAGTCACGGCCCGAGCATCAATCACGGAAGTGTTCTTGGAATCGTGGGTGGATATCGCGACTACTGGAGCCCCGGGCCCGCCTTGCCACCCGGCATTCAAAAAAATCTCGCCCGCGGAAAACCGCTACCGCCGGGGATCGCCAAAAAACTCGATGGCCGATTGCTTGGCAGGCTTCCACACTACGATGGCTACGAGTGGCGGCAGGCTGGCACTGACTTGATATTGGTGGCCATCGCTACCGGGATCATCTACGAGGTTCTCAATGGCGCATTCGATTGA
- a CDS encoding acyltransferase family protein, which produces MKESAKLDSLTVFRFVAAASVVIFHYGRDTAIYKALPAVLAAGSIAVTFFFVLSGFVISISAHGRKFDLFGFYVNRFARIFPVYILALLAILFAVNLEGKGLDFFLSLTMMQSWFSPYPLTLNMPGWSVSVEIFFYIVAPAMIVLAGRWGGRSWLGWASISIIVWLVTQAVLSWVNKSQFHKDNFSFANDLVNYFPVSHFCSFLLGFSAGVAYKNGVLLNGITDREKKLIFILSVCLVVLLSKNGRRLNDFFGESFAYGSSFYSVVFSFFIYSCAVSDKFISKIISAPALVLLGEASYSLYIMQMPIFMYFDMVFPKTLSWGVEYRFWLYFTILLAVSIALFVYVERPLSLFVKRKISVGIRRPVIQV; this is translated from the coding sequence ATGAAAGAAAGTGCGAAACTGGATTCTCTTACTGTTTTTAGATTTGTGGCGGCAGCGTCCGTTGTTATTTTTCATTATGGTAGGGATACCGCAATATACAAAGCGCTTCCTGCAGTACTGGCAGCTGGATCTATCGCGGTAACATTCTTTTTTGTGCTTTCAGGATTTGTAATTTCGATTTCGGCGCATGGACGAAAGTTTGATTTGTTTGGGTTTTATGTGAACAGGTTTGCCAGGATATTCCCTGTTTATATTTTGGCTCTTTTGGCAATCCTGTTTGCGGTAAATCTAGAGGGTAAGGGTTTGGACTTTTTTCTATCACTTACTATGATGCAATCTTGGTTTAGTCCATATCCTCTAACGTTAAATATGCCTGGCTGGTCTGTTTCGGTGGAGATTTTTTTCTATATTGTTGCTCCTGCAATGATTGTTTTGGCTGGAAGGTGGGGCGGGAGGTCTTGGTTAGGATGGGCTTCTATATCAATAATTGTCTGGTTGGTTACGCAAGCTGTATTGTCGTGGGTTAACAAGTCGCAATTTCACAAGGATAATTTTTCGTTTGCTAATGATCTTGTTAACTATTTTCCTGTTTCGCATTTTTGTAGCTTTTTACTTGGGTTTTCGGCAGGTGTTGCTTATAAGAATGGGGTTTTGTTGAATGGAATTACTGATAGGGAGAAGAAATTAATATTTATCCTTTCGGTGTGTCTGGTCGTTCTTTTGTCAAAGAATGGTAGGCGGCTGAACGACTTCTTTGGTGAAAGCTTTGCATATGGCTCTAGCTTTTACTCTGTTGTTTTTTCATTTTTTATATACAGTTGTGCTGTATCTGACAAATTTATTTCAAAAATAATCTCGGCTCCAGCTCTGGTATTGCTAGGCGAGGCTAGCTACTCGTTGTACATAATGCAGATGCCGATATTTATGTATTTCGACATGGTGTTTCCTAAGACGTTGTCATGGGGGGTTGAATATAGGTTTTGGCTTTATTTTACGATTTTACTGGCAGTGTCCATTGCTCTTTTTGTATATGTGGAAAGGCCTCTATCGTTGTTTGTAAAAAGAAAAATATCTGTAGGAATCAGACGTCCTGTGATCCAAGTTTAA
- a CDS encoding NAD(P)/FAD-dependent oxidoreductase, producing the protein MANTPYPESYYAASANAAPQCPALQDDVETDVCVIGAGYTGLSSALFLLENGFRVTILEAAKVGFGASGRNGGQIVNSYSRDIDVIERSVGPKQAQLLGQMAFEGGRIIRERVAKYNIQCDLKDGGVFAAITAKQMGHLESQKRLWERFGHTQLELLDQRRIREVVACDQYVGGMLDMSGGHIHPLNLVLGEAAAVESLGGTIYEQSPAVRIERGANPVVHTPQGKVRAKFIIVAGNAYIGNLVPELAAKSMPCGTQVIATEPLSDELAKRLLPQDYCVEDCNYLLDYYRLSADKRLIFGGGVVYGARDPANIEAIIRPKMLKAFPQLKDVKIDYAWTGNFLLTLSRLPQVGRLGDNIYYSQGCSGHGVTYTHLAGKVLAEALRGQAERFDAFADLPHYPFPGGQLLRTPFAALGAWYYGLRDKLGY; encoded by the coding sequence ATGGCGAACACTCCCTACCCAGAGTCCTATTACGCCGCATCGGCCAATGCAGCGCCGCAGTGCCCGGCCTTGCAGGATGATGTTGAGACTGATGTCTGTGTCATCGGCGCCGGTTATACCGGCCTGTCCTCTGCCCTGTTTCTGCTGGAGAACGGTTTTCGGGTAACGATTCTGGAAGCGGCCAAAGTGGGTTTTGGCGCATCGGGGCGCAACGGTGGCCAGATCGTTAACAGCTACAGCCGTGATATCGATGTAATCGAGCGCAGTGTCGGTCCCAAGCAAGCTCAGCTGCTGGGGCAAATGGCGTTCGAGGGTGGACGGATCATTCGTGAGCGGGTAGCCAAATACAACATCCAGTGCGACCTGAAGGACGGCGGTGTGTTCGCCGCCATTACCGCCAAGCAGATGGGCCATCTGGAATCCCAGAAGCGCCTGTGGGAACGTTTCGGTCATACGCAGCTTGAGCTATTGGATCAGCGGCGCATCCGTGAAGTGGTGGCTTGCGATCAATACGTCGGCGGCATGCTCGACATGAGCGGCGGGCATATTCATCCGCTCAATCTTGTCTTGGGCGAGGCAGCCGCCGTGGAGTCGCTGGGCGGCACTATTTACGAGCAGTCGCCAGCGGTGCGCATCGAGCGCGGCGCCAATCCGGTGGTGCATACGCCTCAAGGCAAGGTCAGGGCCAAATTCATAATCGTCGCCGGCAACGCTTATATCGGCAATCTGGTGCCGGAGCTGGCGGCCAAGTCGATGCCCTGCGGGACTCAAGTGATCGCCACCGAACCCTTGAGCGATGAATTGGCCAAGCGCCTGTTGCCTCAGGACTACTGCGTCGAAGACTGTAACTACCTGCTCGACTACTACCGCCTGAGCGCTGACAAACGCCTGATTTTCGGCGGCGGCGTGGTCTATGGCGCGCGAGACCCGGCGAACATCGAGGCGATCATTCGACCGAAGATGCTCAAGGCCTTCCCGCAACTCAAGGACGTGAAAATCGATTACGCCTGGACCGGCAATTTCCTGCTGACCCTGTCGCGACTTCCTCAGGTCGGACGGCTGGGCGACAACATCTACTACTCCCAGGGTTGCAGCGGCCATGGCGTGACGTATACGCACCTGGCGGGCAAAGTGCTGGCCGAAGCATTGCGCGGTCAGGCCGAGCGCTTCGACGCCTTTGCCGACCTGCCCCACTACCCGTTCCCCGGCGGACAATTGCTGCGTACGCCATTCGCGGCGCTGGGTGCCTGGTATTACGGATTGCGGGACAAGCTCGGATACTGA